In Erigeron canadensis isolate Cc75 chromosome 7, C_canadensis_v1, whole genome shotgun sequence, one DNA window encodes the following:
- the LOC122607393 gene encoding chaperone protein DnaJ isoform X2, whose translation MNMHVNPLSPFPNSSSFSIQNQPSFFFIPICRFGYGSNLNSSIFLDSQSFSFTPTTIYTNFKIIKRRRSSGNYHSTLVKASKESPYQVLGVSPSATPAEIKRAYRKLALKYHPDVNKEANAQEKFLRIKHAYNTVLNSDSRKKYDSGSRTSEAYNYKRAEDEEFYGFGDFLKDLQEEYRNWEANAPSQTKPKSLWEELSEIGEEFVEFLEKELNITDTEEDTKREYKEPASSGKSRTENGSKTESKSGSSIEDNIDEIEAALAQLKRELGL comes from the exons ATGAATATGCATGTAAATCCCTTATCTCCATTCCCAAACTCCTCATCATTTTCAATACAAAATCAgccatctttcttcttcataCCCATATGCAGATTTGGGTATGGAAGTAACCTCAATTCTTCTATCTTTCTTGATTCCCAATCTTTTTCGTTCACACCCACCACCATATACacaaatttcaaaatcataaaaagaagaagaagtagtGGAAATTACCATAGTACCCTTGTGAAAGCTAGTAAAGAATCACCTTATCAAGTTTTGGGAGTATCTCCTTCTGCTACACCAGCTGAGATCAAAAGGGCTTATAGAAAACTTGCTTTAAAGTATCACCCTGATGTCAATAAAGAG GCTAATGCTCAAGAGAAATTTTTGAGAATAAAACATGCATACAATACGGTTTTGAATTCAGATTCACGTAAGAAGTACGACTCTGGAAGCCGTACATCTGAAGCGTACAACTACAAGCGTGCGGAAGATGAAGAGTTTTATGGTTTCG GGGACTTCCTTAAAGATCTGCAAGAAGAATACAGGAACTGGGAGGCAAACGCTCCTTCACAAACAAAACCGAAGAGCTTATGGGAGGAATTATCA GAAATTGGGGAAGAGTTTGTCGAGTTTCTTGAAAAAGAGCTGAACATCACAGATACCGAAGAGGACACAAAGCGAGAATATAAAGAACCTGCAAGTTCAGGTAAGAGTAGAACTGAAAATGGTAGTAAAACTGAAAGTAAAAGTGGAAGCAGTATTGAAGATAATATAGATGAGATTGAAGCTGCACTTGCTCAATTAAAAAGGGAACTAGGGTTGTGA
- the LOC122606787 gene encoding transcription factor LUX-like, producing MGEEVRITGYDISGDDGDDCRVSEWEDGLPTADDLMPLSHSLVPPELASAFSIAPEPHRSLIDVNRASQHTVSNLRGQSVNQPPLNNNNNINNNNRFNMFKSFDDKNCDNNYNNKDDNNQGEDENEMILEGDETVDGSESRKLRRVDSGGGGNGVVGEEADSSARTSKRPRLVWTPQLHKRFVDVVAHLGVKNAVPKTIMQLMNVEGLTRENVASHLQKYRLYLKRMQGLSNEGPSSSDHLFASTPVPQSIHESSGNGNRNGNENGNGSSAVSIPMPYPPQQMVPMPYPPQHMMPHPGGGGGGGGGYHHGFESYSHHPYNMMMQQRDWAGSKFASVSPYQHRMTPNDK from the coding sequence aTGGGAGAAGAAGTCAGAATTACCGGTTACGATATTTCCGGCGACGACGGAGACGACTGTCGAGTTTCCGAGTGGGAAGACGGACTTCCAACCGCCGACGATTTGATGCCGTTATCACACTCTCTGGTTCCTCCGGAGCTAGCGTCGGCGTTCAGTATCGCGCCGGAACCTCACCGGAGTTTGATCGACGTTAATCGTGCTTCACAACATACAGTTTCGAATCTCAGAGGTCAGTCTGTTAATCAACCgcctttaaataataataataatattaataataataatagatttaatatgtttaaatcatttgatgataaaaattgtgataataattataataacaagGATGATAATAATCAAGGAGAGGATGAGAATGAGATGATTCTAGAAGGAGATGAAACGGTTGACGGTTCGGAATCTCGGAAACTTAGGAGAGtggatagtggtggtggtggtaatggaGTGGTGGGAGAGGAAGCGGATTCATCGGCTAGGACGTCGAAGAGGCCGAGATTAGTGTGGACACCGCAATTGCATAAGAGATTTGTGGACGTTGTAGCTCATTTAGGTGTTAAAAACGCGGTACCTAAAACGATTATGCAGTTGATGAATGTTGAAGGATTGACTAGAGAGAATGTAGCTAGtcatttacaaaaatatagGTTGTATTTGAAACGAATGCAAGGGTTGTCGAATGAAGGACCTTCGTCCTCTGATCATTTGTTTGCTTCTACTCCGGTGCCACAGAGCATACACGAGTCTAGTGGGAACGGGAATCGAAATGGGAATGAGAATGGAAATGGAAGTAGTGCAGTGAGTATTCCAATGCCTTATCCGCCGCAACAGATGGTGCCTATGCCTTATCCGCCGCAGCATATGATGCCTCATCCGGGAGGaggaggtggaggtggtggtggttatcATCATGGATTTGAGTCGTACTCTCATCATCCGTATAATATGATGATGCAACAAAGGGATTGGGCTGGAAGTAAATTTGCTTCGGTTTCACCTTATCAGCACCGTATGACTCCCAACGATAAATAG
- the LOC122607393 gene encoding chaperone protein DnaJ isoform X1: MNMHVNPLSPFPNSSSFSIQNQPSFFFIPICRFGYGSNLNSSIFLDSQSFSFTPTTIYTNFKIIKRRRSSGNYHSTLVKASKESPYQVLGVSPSATPAEIKRAYRKLALKYHPDVNKEANAQEKFLRIKHAYNTVLNSDSRKKYDSGSRTSEAYNYKRAEDEEFYGFGNFVRDVQISLGDFLKDLQEEYRNWEANAPSQTKPKSLWEELSEIGEEFVEFLEKELNITDTEEDTKREYKEPASSGKSRTENGSKTESKSGSSIEDNIDEIEAALAQLKRELGL; this comes from the exons ATGAATATGCATGTAAATCCCTTATCTCCATTCCCAAACTCCTCATCATTTTCAATACAAAATCAgccatctttcttcttcataCCCATATGCAGATTTGGGTATGGAAGTAACCTCAATTCTTCTATCTTTCTTGATTCCCAATCTTTTTCGTTCACACCCACCACCATATACacaaatttcaaaatcataaaaagaagaagaagtagtGGAAATTACCATAGTACCCTTGTGAAAGCTAGTAAAGAATCACCTTATCAAGTTTTGGGAGTATCTCCTTCTGCTACACCAGCTGAGATCAAAAGGGCTTATAGAAAACTTGCTTTAAAGTATCACCCTGATGTCAATAAAGAG GCTAATGCTCAAGAGAAATTTTTGAGAATAAAACATGCATACAATACGGTTTTGAATTCAGATTCACGTAAGAAGTACGACTCTGGAAGCCGTACATCTGAAGCGTACAACTACAAGCGTGCGGAAGATGAAGAGTTTTATGGTTTCG GTAATTTTGTGAGGGATGTCCAAATATCATTAG GGGACTTCCTTAAAGATCTGCAAGAAGAATACAGGAACTGGGAGGCAAACGCTCCTTCACAAACAAAACCGAAGAGCTTATGGGAGGAATTATCA GAAATTGGGGAAGAGTTTGTCGAGTTTCTTGAAAAAGAGCTGAACATCACAGATACCGAAGAGGACACAAAGCGAGAATATAAAGAACCTGCAAGTTCAGGTAAGAGTAGAACTGAAAATGGTAGTAAAACTGAAAGTAAAAGTGGAAGCAGTATTGAAGATAATATAGATGAGATTGAAGCTGCACTTGCTCAATTAAAAAGGGAACTAGGGTTGTGA